One window from the genome of Salvia splendens isolate huo1 chromosome 9, SspV2, whole genome shotgun sequence encodes:
- the LOC121746822 gene encoding pentatricopeptide repeat-containing protein At3g60050-like produces the protein MYSVALFSCRNINRFCGFSLVCRNLCSRIFNGDDVENGFGPIEDFLNESWKSSKNGSNWEETASFSPNSRGKFSARKVFVDEVRCNAERIFEILSQDGPGYDVKPVLNDLGVRVSGLLVREVLSSIIKTINHANKNRCAKLGYKFFVWSGEQENYRHTTNIYNLMMEIFAQCEEFKAMWRLLEEMIEKGYPTTARTFNLLVCTCGGAGLARKVVERFMKSKNFNYRPFRHSFNAILHSLLTLNQYKLIEWVYQQMLVNDHSPDVLTYNIMMWAKFRLGKLDHFHGFLDEMGRSGFSPDFHTFNILLHVIGKGDKPLAALKLLNHMKDVGVDPTVLHFTTLIDGLSRAGNLEACRYFFDEMTTHGCAPDVVCYTVMITGYVVAGQLDKAQEMFSDMINKGQLPNVFTYNSMIRGLCMNKKFEEAWLMLKEMESKGCNPNFLVYTTLVGYLRNAGRLFEAHQVIKHMMEKGKYTHLLSKIKRYRRC, from the coding sequence ATGTACTCTGTAGCTCTTTTCAGTTGCAGAAATATCAACAGATTTTGTGGTTTTAGCTTGGTTTGTCGAAATTTATGTAGTCGTATATTTAATGGTGATGATGTCGAAAATGGGTTTGGGCCGATTGAGGATTTTCTCAATGAATCGTGGAAAAGTTCAAAGAATGGGTCCAATTGGGAGGAGACTGCTTCATTTTCACCTAATTCTCGGGGAAAATTCTCTGCAAGAAAGGTTTTTGTTGATGAGGTGAGATGCAATGCTGAAAGGATTTTTGAAATTCTATCTCAGGATGGCCCGGGGTATGATGTGAAGCCTGTCTTGAACGATTTAGGTGTGAGGGTTTCAGGCCTTCTTGTGAGGGAAGTTCTTTCTAGTATCATAAAGACAATAAATCATGCAAACAAAAATAGGTGTGCAAAGCTGGGCTACAAGTTTTTCGTGTGGTCTGGTGAACAGGAGAATTACAGACACACAacaaatatttacaatttaatgATGGAGATCTTTGCACAGTGCGAGGAATTTAAGGCAATGTGGAGATTGCTCGAAGAGATGATTGAGAAAGGGTACCCTACTACTGCCAGGACATTCAATCTACTGGTATGCACTTGTGGTGGTGCTGGATTAGCTAGGAAAGTTGTAGAGAGGTTTATGAAATCGAAGAATTTCAACTATAGGCCATTTAGACATTCATTCAATGCTATTTTGCATTCTCTTTTGACACTGAATCAGTACAAGTTGATTGAGTGGGTGTATCAGCAGATGTTGGTTAATGATCACTCTCCGGATGTATTAACCTACAACATCATGATGTGGGCAAAGTTTAGGCTCGGGAAGTTGGATCACTTTCATGGATTTCTTGACGAAATGGGTAGGAGTGGGTTTTCACCTGATTTTCACACATTTAATATACTCCTTCACGTCATTGGCAAGGGTGACAAACCATTAGCAGCACTGAAGCTCTTAAACCACATGAAGGATGttggtgttgatccaactgtgCTCCACTTCACCACATTAATTGACGGCCTCAGTCGGGCTGGTAACTTGGAAGCTTGCCGGTATTTCTTTGATGAAATGACAACGCATGGGTGTGCGCCCGATGTTGTCTGTTACACTGTCATGATAACTGGCTATGTTGTGGCCGGTCAGTTAGATAAAGCTCAGGAGATGTTCTCTGATATGATTAACAAGGGTCAATTGCCTAATGTATTTACCTACAATTCCATGATCCGTGGACTTTGTATGAACAAGAAATTTGAGGAAGCTTGGTTGATGTTAAAAGAAATGGAATCAAAGGGCTGTAATCCCAATTTCCTTGTATACACAACCTTAGTAGGTTATCTTCGCAATGCAGGCAGGTTGTTTGAAGCTCACCAAGTCATAAAGCATATGATGGAGAAGGGGAAGTATACACATCTGCTGTCAAAAATTAAAAGATATAGGAGATGCTAA
- the LOC121748186 gene encoding sarcolemmal membrane-associated protein-like, whose protein sequence is MFKRSEKKIKAVFKMQFQATQVPQLKSKSLMISLVPVDVGKPTVRLSKSPIVEGTCTWENPVYETVKLIKEIKSGRIREKFYYVIVSTGSSKSGFLGEVSIDFADLADATKPVNLTLPLQTSKSGAVLHVTVQNMKGCPDSRYDEDSETPVEESCDPNMDADTPKSPESDDLSEATSVHDEHYGRFGDAESDYNDAQSRDGVKGTSRENHMKVLERKAELSDLEVQSLHKQIMKETKRGQQLSEQIDYLKEERDTLKAECERLKVSVCEDGFSSHTPKETENMNASLEKTKQELQHEKQLNKKLKLHLQKTEDSNSEFVLAMRDLTKKLEQKNAEISRLSSKIKALHYGAEGIAASPKTKMGHNEETDELEDLERKHGHVEDIEILKQETRSLHSEIEALKKENTEIKVQLERLTEDYDSLEAENKDISSKFEQTETEKMELEQSYAECLAAEKKLKLQIASLEMESKRKARQYSESLNIIDEVEFQVENLQKELEMQAQIFQEDLEAVTELKVEQEQRAIQAEDALRKMRLTNADTTERLQEDFKQISSEMSLKIEENEKLAHKAVVEANDLRQKNEALEGLLQKAKEELQMIRDKHERTIREHSEENETISGSKPYQKTTTKESETLQRWKSEKENLERQLDAVRKEAEKFMHENVSMKSQLQQKKTKEDNLLLQVKKLRTTNNEAKSHLLELEQEKEGLKKEMSKLQGNLRKKEKELEKATLENCIKSPAKEQCNTTEIRKDQETIPSRTSSQSNGGCDVSSLLGVASLKDRNESMEEELKEMHDRYSEISLRFAEVEGERQQLVMALRNMKNGKKN, encoded by the exons ATGTTCAAGCGAAGCGAGAAAAAGATCAAAGCAGTCTTCAAGATGCAGTTTCAGGCAACACAG GTACCGCAGCTCAAATCAAAAAGCCTCATGATTTCTCTGGTTCCGGTAGATGTAGGAAAGCCTACAGTCAGATTATCAAAATCACCAATTGTTGAAGGAACCTGCACCTGGGAAAATCCTGTATACGAAACTGTAAAGCTAATCAAGGAGATCAAATCAGGAAGAATCAGAGAAAAGTTCTACTATGTGATTGTATCAACG GGGTCCTCAAAATCGGGGTTTCTCGGAGAAGTCTCAATTGATTTTGCAGATCTAGCAGATGCTACCAAACCAGTGAACTTAACTCTCCCTCTACAGACTTCAAAATCTGGTGCAGTGTTGCAC GTCACAGTTCAGAACATGAAAGGATGTCCTGATTCAAG ATATGACGAAGATAGCGAAACCCCAGTAGAGGAATCATGTGATCCAAATATGGATGCTGATACCCCAAAATCTCCGGAA AGTGATGATTTGAGTGAAGCGACATCTGTGCATGATGAACATTATGGAAGATTTGGAGATGCGGAATCAGATTATAATGATGCCCAAtcaagagatggagtgaaaggAACTTCAAGGGAAAATCACATGAAAGTGTTGGAGAGGAAGGCAGAACTTTCAGATTTAGAAGTGCAATCCCTTCACAAGCAAATAATGAAGGAAACCAAGAGAGGACAGCAATTATCAGAGCAAATTGATTACCTAAAGGAGGAGAGAGACACTCTTAAAGCAGAATGTGAGCGACTCAAGGTCTCAGTGTGTGAGGATGGATTTTCAAGTCATACGCCAAAAGAGACTGAAAATATGAATGCTTCACTTGAAAAGACCAAGCAAGAACTTCAGCATGAGAAGCAACTAAATAAAAAGTTGAAATTGCATCTACAGAAGACAGAAGATTCAAATTCTGAATTTGTTCTCGCCATGAGAGATCTTACCAAAAAATTGGAACAAAAAAATGCAGAAATATCTCGACTTTCAAGCAAAATTAAGGCCCTCCACTATGGTGCAGAGGGTATTGCAGCATCACCTAAAACGAAGATGGGTCATAATGAAGAAACTGATGAACTAGAAGACCTGGAGAGGAAGCATGGACATGTTGAagatatagaaattttaaagcagGAAACTAGGTCTCTCCATTCCGAAATTGAAGCTCTCAAGAAAGAGAATACAGAGATAAAAGTGCAACTTGAGAGGCTTACTGAGGATTACGACAGTTTAGAGGCAGAAAACAAGGATATAAGCTCCAAATTCGAGCAAACCGAAACAGAAAAGATGGAACTAGAGCAAAGTTATGCTGAATGCTTGGCTGCAGAGAAGAAACTCAAACTCCAGATAGCAAGCTTGGAGATGGAAAGCAAAAGGAAGGCACGTCAATACTCAGAGTCCCTGAATATCATTGATGAGGTTGAGTTCCAGGTTGAGAACCTGCAGAAGGAACTGGAAATGCAGGCACAAATTTTTCAGGAAGATTTGGAAGCAGTAACTGAGTTGAAAGTTGAGCAGGAGCAGAGGGCCATACAAGCTGAAGATGCCTTGAGGAAAATGAGGTTGACCAATGCAGATACGACTGAGCGACTTCAGGAGGACTTCAAACAGATTTCTTCTGAGATGTCACTAAAAATAGAGGAGAATGAGAAACTAGCCCATAAAGCAGTTGTCGAAGCTAATGATCTGCGTCAGAAAAATGAAGCTTTAGAAGGATTGCTCCAGAAAGCCAAAGAAGAACTTCAAATGATTAGAGACAAACATGAAAGAACAATAAGAGAGCACTCAGAAGAAAATGAAACAATTTCTGGAAGTAAACCATATCAGAAAACAACTACAAAAGAATCAGAAACACTCCAAAGATGGAAATCAGAAAAGGAAAATCTGGAGAGACAACTAGATGCAGTGAGGAAGGAAGCAGAAAAATTCATGCATGAAAATGTCTCCATGAAGTCTCAGTTACAGCAGAAGAAAACCAAAGAAGATAACTTGCTATTACAAGTGAAGAAGCTGAGAACAACGAATAACGAAGCCAAAAGTCATCTGCTTGAACTAGAACAGGAGAAAGAAGGCCTGAAGAAAGAGATGTCGAAATTACAAGGAAACTTACGGAAAAAGGAAAAG GAACTGGAAAAGGCTACACTTGAAAATTGCATAAAGTCTCCAGCGAAGGAACAGTGTAATACCACAGAAATCAGGAAAGATCAG GAAACTATTCCATCGCGAACTAGTAGCCAATCCAATGGTGGATGTGATGTTTCCAGCTTGTTAGGTGTAGCATCATTGAAAGATAGAAACGAAAGCATGGAGGAAGAGTTGAAGGAAATGCATGACAGATATTCAGAAATAAGTCTCAGATTTGCAGAGGTAGAAGGTGAACGACAACAACTTGTTATGGCCCTCCGTAATAtgaaaaatggaaagaaaaactAG
- the LOC121748187 gene encoding protein SHORTAGE IN CHIASMATA 1-like yields MSSDLEFFRNPCNYVLGKEKIHADKLVHTKTVGQGCIFSSEAAGASSTTVEQNLNVEEHKQRNLGFASALEGKLEELLNILPVKKTLGSEPMEAVNDAEVCNLMPVQSMPVGSESKQNHSCMPFGPHTVVIVNTRDLNEEMIISRRTTYQRILEMEQQGAQVLERDIGLPVDVIVSSEVCLTWYDCKNIGKKASAPDEAFSSLSLCVESVAASILTSLSFAFSCCILIFEGESKFLGSIMESSDELYAAAASLGIDIQLFCSYSDEMSEEIVLSCINTAAKLRMGLYPKMSDSESLAESFLTAFPSINPLSAHAILSSDIRLGSFLGSLNVSRMCTLQNDHTPDESLALLSVASKYGEREDSKSGITDCSSSLSLPDLGNAQFKSESERKKPKYTHNLNADPPSNDLFPVDLAKSLPDFEHDFHKLSVSGDSWLSRRAEISKAEEFSLSFNEKSLFHDRDIDLGVMRPSAAGAMKSVDKSSLHDFPLAKDHQIFDENEKAWVPPVDRDCSPRWRSAMVNYDMSRRTVKLNGIRQGDSTGEVINLEDSLAFGEDLFIATCSSFSPTLFDIEKEYSARNSGMNKWPSSATNLPKFANPTEFRDGSGAWVSTNDKRHISRDEIRPNDIINRKNISMMKHKELMEEDIMERNSQNPYKYIQEKGSFDSTPFSNALHSTQPQISPWTIEFLNRVREKSRMHKQSVSYDLPSPYLGSSGNTSKVTKRRSPSILEFYKYEGAGTPQKIVQEKRLKRFSKATNSLKTKKAATSCPLSTPVDKKARQILSFSKYGTAGQSKLIWRDNDNQASQRKP; encoded by the exons ATGTCAAGTGATCTTGAGTTTTTTCGCAATCCCTGTAACTATGTTCTCggaaaagaaaaaatacatGCAGATAAGCTAGTTCATACCAAAACTGTGGGTCAAGGATGTATTTTCAGTAGTGAGGCTGCTGGTGCTAGTTCTACCACTGTTGAACAGAACTTGAATGTAGAGGAGCATAAG CAAAGAAATTTGGGTTTTGCATCAGCTCTGGAGGGGAAGTTGGAAGagctattaaatattttacctGTCAAGAAAACCCTTGGAAGTGAACCCATGGAAGCTGTAAATGATGCTGAAGTTTGCAATCTGATGCCTGTTCAATCCATGCCAGTGGGTTCAGAATCAAAGCAAAATCATTCTTGCATGCCTTTTGGCCCCCACACAGTTGTAATAGTGAACACCAGAGATTTAAATGAAGAAATGATAATTTCTAGGAGAACCACTTACCAGAGGATTCTTGAAATGGAGCAACAAGGAGCGCAAGTTCTAGAACGCGATATAGGTCTTCCAGTTGATGTAATTGTAAGTTCAGAAGTTTGTCTCACTTGGTATGACTGCAAAAATATTGGAAAGAAAGCTTCAGCGCCAGACGAGGCCTTTTCAAGCTTATCCTTATGCGTTGAAAGTGTTGCAGCAAGTATTTTGACATCCTTGAGTTTTGCTTTCAGTTGCTGCATCCTG ATATTTGAAGGAGAAAGCAAATTTCTCGgcagcattatggaatcatcagATGAACTCTATGCTGCAGCAGCAAGCTTAGGAATTGACATACAGCTCTTTTGCTCGTATTCAGATGAGATGAGTGAAGAAATTGTATTGTCCTGCATCAATACTGCAGCAAAGTTGAGAATGGGTCTCTATCCGAAAATGTCCGACTCAGAAAGCCTAGCAGAATCTTTTCTTACTGCTTTTCCTTCAATTAATCCTCTCTCAGCTCATGCAATATTGTCCTCAGATATTCGACTTGGCAGCTTTCTGGGATCGTTGAATGTGTCCAGAATGTGCACCCTTCAGAATGATCATACTCCTGATGAAAGCCTAGCTTTGCTGAGTGTAGCAAGCAAATATGGAGAGCGGGAAGATTCTAAATCAGGAATAACAGACTGTTCCTCCTCATTATCACTTCCAGACTTGGGAAATGCTCAATTTAAAAGTGAATCTGAGAGGAAGAAACCTAAATACACACACAACCTTAATGCCGATCCGCCTTCAAATGACTTATTTCCGGTGGACCTAGCAAAGTCACTTCCTGATTTTGAACATGATTTCCATAAATTATCTGTCTCAGGTGATTCCTGGCTGTCAAGAAGGGCTGAGATATCTAAAGCGGAGGAATTCAGTTTATCTTTCAATGAAAAATCACTGTTTCATGATCGGGATATTGATCTTGGCGTGATGAGGCCTTCTGCTGCTGGCGCAATGAAGTCTGTTGATAAATCAAGCCTTCATGATTTCCCATTGGCAAAAGATCATCAAATATTTGATGAGAATGAAAAGGCCTGGGTGCCTCCAGTTGACCGAGATTGCAGTCCAAGATGGAGATCAGCCATGGTGAACTATGACATGAGCAGACGAACTGTGAAGCTAAATGGAATTCGGCAGGGTGATTCTACTGGGGAAGTTATCAATTTAGAGGATAGTCTAGCATTTGGAGAAGATTTGTTTATTGCAACCTGCAGTAGCTTTTCACCTACTCTGTTTGACATTGAGAAAGAATATTCTGCAAGAAACTCTGGAATGAACAAATGGCCTTCCAGTGCAACCAATCTTCCCAAATTTGCTAATCCTACTGAGTTTCGGGATGGCTCTGGTGCTTGGGTTTCTACAAATGATAAGAGACATATCTCAAGGGATGAAATCAGACCAAATGATATCATTAATAGGAAAAACATTTCTATGATGAAACACAAAGAGCTCATGGAAGAGGATATAATGGAAAGAAATTCACAAAATCCCTACAAGTATATTCAAGAAAAGGGAAGTTTTGATAGCACACCATTCTCAAATGCTCTTCACTCCACTCAACCTCAGATATCACCCTGGACAATTGAATTCCTTAACAGAGTAAGGGAGAAGAGTAGAATGCACAAGCAATCTGTTTCATATGACTTACCCTCTCCATATCTGGGCTCCTCTGGGAACACATCCAAAGTTACTAAAAGAAGAAGTCCTTCAATTCTTGAATTCTACAAGTATGAGGGGGCTGGCACCCCACAGAAAATAGTTCAAGAGAAGAGACTGAAGAGATTTTCTAAAGCAACAAACTCATTGAAGACTAAGAAGGCTGCTACTTCATGTCCCTTGTCAACACCAGTTGATAAGAAAGCAAGACAG ATACTATCTTTCTCGAAATATGGAACTGCTGGGCAAAGTAAGCTCATTTGGAGGGATAATGATAACCAAGCCTCACAAAGAAAACCATAA
- the LOC121748944 gene encoding putative 4-hydroxy-4-methyl-2-oxoglutarate aldolase 2, with protein MALVTTAEVCDTNPQLIVSGELRALHPVFQIYGRRQVFSGPVVTLKVFEDNVLVREFLEEKGNGRVLVVDGGGSLRCAILGGNPVVQAQNNGWAGIIVNGCIRDVDEINGCDIGVRALASHPIKANKKGVGEKHVPVNIAGTRICDGEWMYADTDGILVSKSELSV; from the coding sequence ATGGCCTTGGTCACAACAGCTGAAGTGTGTGATACAAACCCACAGCTTATAGTGAGTGGTGAGCTACGGGCACTCCATCCAGTTTTCCAGATTTATGGTAGGCGGCAAGTGTTTTCCGGCCCAGTTGTTACTCTGAAAGTGTTTGAAGATAATGTTTTGGTACGAGAGTTTCTTGAGGAGAAGGGGAATGGGAGGGTTCTTGTTGTTGATGGAGGTGGAAGTTTGAGATGCGCGATATTGGGTGGTAACCCAGTCGTGCAAGCTCAGAACAATGGATGGGCTGGTATAATAGTCAATGGCTGCATAAGGGATGTGGATGAAATCAATGGTTGTGACATCGGGGTGAGAGCTCTGGCATCGCATCCGATAAAAGCTAATAAGAAAGGGGTTGGAGAAAAGCACGTTCCTGTGAACATTGCTGGGACCAGAATCTGTGATGGAGAGTGGATGTATGCGGACACTGATGGCATTTTGGTCTCTAAATCAGAGCTGTCGGTTTGA